The Flavobacterium psychrotrophum region TAGGCCCTTATAATAATATTATCCCCAAGGAAATAACTCGCGCGTACTGCGAGTGGAATCTTAAGCCTGCTGTCGGGCAGGTATTCCTGGTGCACACTGCCATCACTAAAATATACCCTGTGAAAGGGCAGGCTCAGATATCCCTGTTGTGATACGATATCGGCTTGGAAGAGCACTTGGAAATTCCGGTTGACCACCTGCGAATAACTCAGCGTTCCGGCAAAAGTATTCCGCCCTTCCGTGCTTCCGTTACCAATGGCAGACCTAAGTTCAATGGGATTGATCAACTTTACCTGGTCGAGGTAGGTTTGGAATTTGGCGGTAAATTCCCCATTTCGGTCTTTTGTTTTTTTAGAATAACTAATATTCCCTCCAAAAGACTGATAATCAAATTCAGTTGAAGAAGATACCCCTGCGCCAAAGGTATTGCCCGTCTGCTCATTCTCCATGGTATAGCTTAAGGAAGGATATACCCTGATATCGGAATACGAGGCCGAGGTGTTTGCACTCAGGTCAATCATGTCTGATGAGGCGGAGGAATAGTGATCGACACCCACCTCAACATCCAGGGTGTGCTTTTTCCCGGTTTGGCCAATCTTCACAAATTTCACATCCAGGCTGTTGGATATATCGGTCAGTTTTTCGGTACCGATACCTCCTGTGACAGCCGAGTTGTTCCCATCCTGCTTATAATAGCTGGACACCAGGTTGATCTCATCCAGTTTTAGTTTCTGGGCCTTGTAGGTAGTTGAATCTGCCGGTGTTTTGTCCTGCGCCGCTACCCGTAGTAACCCTAACAGGGCAAAGCCTGTAATAAAAATGCGTTTCATGGTTATTTTATTTTAGGGTTAATTGCATCCACAGCCACCGCCACTTTTTCCTGCATTAGCACCCGAGGAACCTTCCCGATAGGTCTGGAAGCTCAACTCAGTTTTCTCAACTTTACGGTTGTTTAATGCCATTTCGGCATCATTAATCTTGTTTTTTTGGTACTCCTTAACCGAGGTGCAGGAGCAGCATGCAATGCCGATAAATACGGCACAGCACAGGTAACGGGAAAGTTTCATGTCGTTTTAGTTAAGGTTAATATTTTTTGAGGTATAAATGTTGTTGTGGTCGTCTATAATGATACAATACAAATCAGGTATCTGGTCAATTAGGTACAGCCCTGCCTTAATACCCATTACGGCAATAGGTGTTGCCATAGCATCCGCAAACTCTGCATTGGCACTTATGACTGTTACACTTTTTATTCCCGATATAGGAAGCCCTGTTTTGGGATCGATGGTGTGTGAGTATTTTTTTCCACCTATCATTATATATTTCTCATAATTTCCTGATGTTGCTACTGCCTTGCCGGAGATATCCATATAAGAAAATACGTCCTGTGGTCGGTCCGGATTTGAAATCCCAATGCGCCACGGGCTGCCATCGGGCTGCATACCCCAGGCGGTAAGGTCGCCACTGGCATTGATGATACCGCTTGAGACGCCCTGTCGCATCAGTAGTGCTTTTGACATTTCTGCCGCATAGCCCTTGCCAATGCCCCCGAAACCGATACGCATACCTTTTTCTTTCAGATATACCGAAGTATTGGAAGCATCAAGGATTATGTTATTATAATTTATAAGATGCACCCTTTTTAAAGCTTCTTCTTTAGAGGGTAAGCTGGACATAGCCCTGTCAAAATTCCACAGGCTTTTATCGATGCTGCCGTAAGTAATGTCAAAGGCGCCCTGTGTGATTTTAGATATGGCAATACTACGTTCAATGAGCCTAAAAACTTCTTCATCCACAACAACAGGTGCAATACCTGCATTGTTGTTGATGCGGTTAGTCTGGCTATCATTGCTAAACGTGGTGAGCAATCTTTCAATCCTCCTTATCTCTTCCGCTGCTATTCCAATAAAGTGTTGGGCAGCAGCATTGTCTTCGGCCACCACAGTAATGGTAAAGTTGTTGCCCATAAGTTTCAGGGATTGAGAAAAAGGCTTCATCACCATAACTTATTTGTGTGCCTTACAAATGGCTTGGATCTCTTCAGTCCACTTTTCAACGGAAACTTCCGGTTTCCCCGTCCAGGCCTTTACAACCTTCCCGTCGGAGTCAAGCAACAGCGTAAAAGGAAATTGACCTTCTTTATTGTATTTCTCCGCAAGTGTCTCATTACGTTTTACCTGCTCAGCAGAAAGCTGGTTTTTCTTTTTCCTCGGAAAATCGGCATTGACCAGCACTAGGTTTTCCTTTGCCATGCTTTGAAAGGTATCACTGTCAATATAATCTTTGCGGAGCATAATGCATGGGCCACACCAGTCTGATCCTGAAAAGTTAAGGAGTATCAGTTCATGTTTCTCTTTGGCTATTTTTTTTGCGTTCTCAAAATCGGGTTCCCACTGGGTGGGAATCACAAACAGTAATAGTAGGGCTAAAAATTTCATAGTAGTAAGTGTTTATGTGATAACGTAAAGAGCTAGCTGGTAGTATGGATTATATTTTGAAAGGTCATGTCGTCTGAACATTAAAGAGATAGCCCACCAGAGCCGAAGCACACATGGCAATTGTACCCCATAAACATATCCGCAATATGGACTTCACCTTATTGGAGCCACCTGCACCGGCGGCCAAGGCTCCAGAAATAGCAAGAAAGACTATAGCAAAACAATATTGCAGCACTACCATATACCTAACAGGCGCTAAAATCGCTACCAACAGTGGCAAAACCCCGCCGGCTATAAAAGCAAGCGCTGATGCCATTGCCGCTTGGAACGGTTTTGCCTGCGTGATTTCGTTAATACCCAGCTCGTCTCTTGCATGGGCTTCCAATGCATTATGGGCCGTCAGTTGCAAAGCGACTTCATGGGCCAAATCGGGAGCCAGACCCCTGGCAACATAAATACCGGTAAGCTCTGCAAGTTCAGACTCCGGCATTTCTGCCAGTTCTTTCTTTTCTCTTTCCAGGTCAGAAGTTTCAATATCGCTTTGCGAACTTACCGATACATATTCGCCTGCGGCCATCGAGAGCGCTCCTGCAACTACTCCGGCCAAAGCAGCCAGTACAATTGGATCTCTACCGTCACTGGCGGCAGCAATACCAATGGCGAGACTCGTCGTTGACAATATGCCATCATTTGCCCCCAGGACAGCGGCACGAAGCCAGCCGCTTCGGTTGATAAAATGGTTCTCAGTTTGCGTTTTCATCTGTCAAATCCTGAATTTTATAGTAAAGATATACTTTATTTTGCTTAAAAACACATCGCCTTTTAACAGTCCTGTATACTGTCTCTTTTAAAGTAATCAGTGACAAATAAAAGTACCGTATTTCCTGATAATTTTCTTACACGACCTGAAAATGTGATGCCTAATTTATATTTATTCCAAGTATGAATTGCCATGTGCACGCAAGACTACTGGTAATATTATTTAAATTTGATACTCCACGCATAAAAGTCAAGGGTATGTTACAATTTAAAGATAAAAGATTAGTCAAATTTGGTACGTATATAGCTTCTCTACGAAAAGAGCGTGGCTTGGAATCTAAAGACGTTACGAAAAACTGTTCATTAAGTACCAAAGACCTACAGTCTATTGAGGACGGCAGTAAGAATTTCGGTTTTACAACATTGCTCGAACTTGCTAAAGGAATAGGTATAAGTCCTAAAGATTTATTGAATATTGATCTTGACTAAGGCGTTACTCCTCGAATTAATATTTCCTAAAGCCATGCTAGGAATATCAAATGTATAAACGTAGGCATGAGATTCCATAGAATTTTATCTTCTTTCATATTAATTAAAAAAGGCAACCTGCTTATCAGATTGCCTTTAAATCAATTTCACTTCGAACATCAGGATGATAGGATGGCCTATAGCTGATATAACCTAATTCCTGAAGCTCTTTAAAATATTTATGATAAGTGGGTAATGTATTTACATGAGACAGTGACATAATTTTAGCCCTGCTGACCCGTATTGCTTTCTTTTTCCCCTGTTCACAGCCCAGCAATAATATGGCATAAAGCAAAGCAATATGCCAAACATTGAGCCTACTGTCATGCTGAAGGTTGAAGAAACCTTTTATAATACTATTTGTTTCCTGCCTTCAGGCTTCAAAATTTTACTCCAGGTCCAGCGGCATCCCTCACATTGTATTTATATCGGATGCCTGTCGTTCAAAGGCCACTACTTCTGAACAGTTTGGTATGCGTGGATCCGTAATATTTTCATATTCTACCGGCCAGCAAACCATACCAGACATAGATATGTTTTATGCTACGGCTCCAGGGGATCCTGCACTTGAAGTGGAGATTACGGAGGCTGATGTAACCAGTAGGCAAAGCTTATATACTAAATTACTGCTGGAGGGACTTCATGGCAAAGTCCCACAAATAATACGCACGCAAGGGCGTAACGATATCGTGATGGCATATGAACTTTCACAATACCTGAAAACCGGGCTTCCCGATGCGCTCGCTGCAGCAAATATATTGCGAAACCAACGCCCTGATGCTGAAATAACATCGCGTGAACCCTTACATCTTTCGAAGTTTCCCAGAAAACCTACGAAGCCGGTTCGGGTAGTTCGGCCTTTGAAGGGTAAAAGAAGCGAAGTTATGAACTTTGAAACGGTAAAAAAGATGGTTGACCATCCGCTTAAAGGAGCCTATAGGGATACCATAAGTTTCTCACAGCGACCAACAGGTGAGGAATTGGAATATATTGAACGTTTCAGGGAGGCCTCTGCAGTAGAAACAGACAAGTTTCATACAGGGTTTATCGTTTTTGGCGCTCAACTCTTCATTAGAGAGTACGATTTGCCCAACCAAAAAGGGCCTTATGTACATATGGTAAATTTAGATCATGCTAATCACTACCAAAACACGTACTTCATGACGCTTACAAACGGCACAATCTATCCCTAATACCTCATGAAGTACTTGCTGCATCTGACCCTATAAGTAGCATGTGAAAAAATATACTAAAAAGTATTTTATTTTAGACTTTTTAGTATATTTGCAATGTAATAATTTAGTTATGGCAACTAAGGCAGAAAGAACGAAACAGTTTATTATAGAAACCGCCGCCCCCATTTATAACCAAAAAGGGATTTCAGGGGCTAACATTGATGATGTGCTTGAGGCTACTAAGCTTACTAAAGGCTGCCTTTATGGACATTTTGAGAACAAAGAAGACCTTACATTACAGGTAGTTGACCATATGCTCACGAGCAATGGAGAAAAGATAGGGCTCGCAATTAGTAAGGCCAAAACGGCGAAAGCAAAAGTTTTTGCTTTTTTGGATTTTTACAAAGATCCTTTAAATACCCATCTTAAAGGCGGATGCCCCATTTTTAATATAGCGGTGGAAGCTGATGACCATTTCCCTGAAATCAGCGAAAAGATAGCAGGTATAATAAGGAACGGGCAGGAAGTGTTCGTCAGTATCCTTAAACAGGGCATACAGGCAGGAGAGTTCAATGAAAATCTTGACCCTGCCGTGTATGCCTTTAAAGCCATGTCAGCGGTTGAAGGCGGTGTTATAATGTGTAAGGTGTTGAAAAGCGCCAAACCTATGGCAGGATTGATCAAAAGCCTTAAGGCCGAACTGGAGTCTTATTCGCAATAAATCTGTCATAAGACCATAAGTTATGGTCTTTTTTTAAAAACTAAAATATACTAAAAAGTCTAAAATAAATATAACATGAAAACAGCAGGTAATACCATATTCATTACAGGAGGCAGTGCCGGGATAGGCCTGGCTATCGCAAAAAAACTAAACGCAGAAGGCAATAAGGTCATCATCAATGGCCGTAGCGAAGAACGCCTGCAAAAGGCATTAGCTGAATTAGATGGTGCCATAGCCATTAAGGGTGACTGGGCCGTGGATACCGAAAGGGCCCGAATCGCAGCCGAGCTGAAAAACAACTTCCCCGAGCTAAATATCATTATCAACAATGCAGGGGCCGCCTTTGGTTATCTGCTGAGCGAAGAAACGAATGCCGTAGAAAAAGCACAGGTTGAAATGAACCTGAATTATTTTGCTATTATTCACTTTAACGAATTAATGATGCCGCACCTGTTACAAAAAGAAGAAGCGGCTATTGTAAACATCTCTTCCCTTGCAGTTTATGGCAGCCATAAATTCCTACCTACGTATTGCGCCACTAAAGCGGCCTTACACAGCTATACCGTGGCGTTAAGGGACACGTACCAGGACAATAAAAACCTGCAGGTGTATGAAGTCTACCCTCCGCTTACCAATACCGAGTTCTCTTCCTATATCGGTGGAAAGAATGGCATCCCACCGCAGGAGGTTGCAGATGAGTTACTGACCGGATTAAAGGCCGCACAATTCGATATTCCTGTTGGCGAGACAAAGATATATGCTGCGGCTGTTAATGAAGCCATGGCAAAAATAGTCGCTGAAGCTAGGCATTAATCAGGTTCTAAAATAATGTACTTATGAACTTACAAGGCAAAACAATATTGATTACAGGCGGGGCATCGGGCATTGGGCTTGAAGCTGCAAGACAATTTCATGGGCTGGGTAATAAGGTAATTATTACAGGGCGCAATCAGGCGAAGCTGGATGCTGCCAAACAACTCCTGCCCGGAATAGTTGCCATACAGAGTGACGCCGCTAAAGCCGAAGATGCACAGGCGCTATTTGATCAGGTAAAAACACTCGGCGGTATCGATATACTGTACAACAACGCCGGTGTAGGTGTACCACCGTTAAACCTGGGTAACGCCCATCATAGCCATGTAGCTGGTGCTTTATATGAAATGGAGGTAAACTATATCGGTGTGATCCGACTTAATAACCTTTTTATGGAGCAGTTAAAGAAGCGGCCTGAAGCAGCAATTATTAATACTACTTCCATTCTCAGCATTGTACCCTCGGTGTTGGAAGCTACCTACTCTGCCTCAAAGGCGGCTTTATCGTCCTATACTAAAACATTAAGGTCACACCTGAAAGTTCTCAACAGCACTGTCAGAGTATATGAGTTGCTTCCACCGCTGGTAGACACCGATATGGTGGCAGACCGTCCGGATAAAAAGATCAGCCCGGAAAAATTAGTCAATGCCCTTATTAAAGGCATGCAAAATGACCAATTCACAATCCGTGTGGGTGATACAAAAATCGTATCTGTGCTTAACCGCCTGTTGCCCAATACTGTCTATGGGATAATTAACCCTAAAAAGGCATTCGATGCACTTAGGTAACAGCTCAACACAAACACTGCAGATAAATCATACGTCATGAAAAAAATAAAGGTTCTGTATTGGACAACAACAGTATTGGCTATGGCCACAGGGGCATCATCGGGATATATGTATTTTACCAGCCCTTTCATGGTGGGCGTGTTTAAGCACCTTGAATTACCCGACTATTTTAGGATAGAGTTAGGTGTGCTGAAAGTACTCGGATCAATAGCCTTATTGATTCCTGTAATACCGGCAAGGATTAAAGAATGGGCATATTTCGGATTCGGTATTACTTTCCTTTCCGGGACTATTGCACATATGGCAATCGATGGTATATCGAAAAGTTTTTTCCCATTGATACCCTCCTTTTTCCTGCTCTTGTCATAACATTATTATCACCGGATAAAAGGCTATTCTTCAGCAAACCAGAATATATTATAGTTCCAGTATTTAAAAAAAAATAAAAGATAGATAATGAAAGCATTTGTCATAGAAAAATATCAAAAAGATGGAGGGCATATAAGCCAGGTACCCTCCCCCACACCCAAAGCTGGCGAGGTACTGGTAGAAGTGCATGCTGCCGGTATTAACCTCTTGGACTCCAAGATCAGGCAAGGCGAGTTTAAAATGCTGTTACCGTACAAAACCCCTTTCATATTGGGCCATGACCTTGCGGGTGTGGTAACCAAAGTGGGAACAGGTGTACGGGGATTTAAGGTGGGCGACGAGGTATATGCCCGGCCTTCCGATTATCATATTGGCACTTTTGCGGAGTTCATCGCAGTACCCGAAGCCGACCTGGCGTTAAAACCAAAAGAACTTTCTATGGAAGAAGCCGCTTCAATACCCTTGGTAGCATTAACCGCCTGGCAGGCACTGGTCGAAAAAGGGCAGCTTAAAAAAGGCCAGAAAGTATTTATTCAAGCGGGCTCGGGAGGTGTTGGTACCGTAGCTATTCAGTTAGCGAAACATCTGGGCGCAACCGTAGCTACTACTACAAGTGCCGGCAACGCAGCATTGGTTAAAAATCTTGGTGCAGATGTAATAATTGATTACAGGAAAGATGATTTTGAAAAGCTGTTAAATGGCTATGACCTGGTACTGCACAGCCAGGATGCGAAAACCCTTGAAAAGTCGCTGAGGGTACTCAGGCCCGGTGGGAAGTTGATCTCTATTTCAGGCCCGCCTACGCCGGAGTTTGCCAACGAGGCCGGATTGCCATGGTACCTGAAACTGCTAATGCGTATGCTGAGTGCCGGTACACGTCGAAAAGCAAAAAAACTGGGGGTTGGATTTTCATTCCTTTTCATGAAAGCGGATGGCCGCCAACTCAAGAAAATAACAGCATTGATCGATGCAGGTATCATAAAACCTGTAATGGATAAGGTCTTTCCGTTTTCCCAAATTAAAGAAGCCATAACATACGTAGAAAGCGGCCGAGCTAAAGGAAAAGTAGTCATGAAAATTAAATAAGAAATGAAAGCAGTACGATTTCACAGGACAGGTGGCTCTGAGGAATGGTTGTGTTGCAGCGCTGGGCAGACTAATAAAAGTTTTTAAAAGTAAAACGTGCGATATCAATAAGAATTTCAAGTGGAAAGTACTTTTTGCTATTGGTTTTGGACCGCCAAAATTGACGCTGTCCCACTCAAACCGTTACTTTTATAAGAAACAACACAGGAATAAATCTATTTTAATAACAGCAACTGATCGAATCGAAAAAGCCCTAAAAATCAATGACTTTGAGGGATTTTTCGATTTTTTATGCACCTGAAGGTACAGAATATGAAACATTTTAAAGGATTTGGAACAATTAAGTTTACTTTAAAAATATAGTTCACGAAATAATCTAAAAGTAAACGCACCTTAGGCGGATGTACAAATAGATTATCAACACTGAATTGCTCCATATGCACATAAATTATTAGAAGATTTGGTACTATCCTGGTGTTATTTTCCAATCTGCTTTTGTGAAAAATGTGCAATTCTCTGTGAAGTTTTTTCAGTGTTACTTCCCTTTTCGTTTTCTACTTCACGTTTTTCAGGAGGAACTGAAGTAAAATGACCATTATTATCCACGTATATGATCATGCTTTCAATACCTTTACCTTTATTGTTATTGGTTTTCCTGTCCTCCCGCTTCTGTGCTTTTTGTTTCTTTATTAAAGTTTTCTTTTTATTATTTTCTTTCTTAAAAAAAGAATCTGCCATCGTATATGAATGATTTAAAAAGTGAAATACTGTATTATTGTCTATTACCTTGCCTGTTGGTTGCCTGAACGCATTACAAAGCAGAAACCGGTAGCTTAAAACCAATGAGTTTTTCGATGCTCCTCAGGTCTGCTTTTTCTTCATTTCCACAAAATGATACCGCCGTGCCGCTATTACCGCCACGACCCGTACGGCCAATTCGGTGTACGTAAGTTTCCGGTACATCAGGGAGGTCAAAGTTAATCACGTGTGGGAGCTCGTCAATGTCAATGCCACGCGCTGCAATATCTGTAGCCACAAGTACACGCAGCTGGTTAACTTTAAAACCCTGTAATGCTTTTTGCCTTGCATTTTGAGACTTGTTACCATGGATAGCTGCTGCAAATATGCCTTCCTTTACAAGAAGCTTTACCAGCTGGTCTGCGCCACGCTTGGTGCGGGTAAATACCAGCGAACGCGAAATTCCATTACCATTAAGAATATGCGTCAGCAGTTTTTCCTTATCCCTTTTATCTACAAAGTAAACGCTCTGGCTTACGGTTTTTGCAGCGGAAGATACTGGGGCTACGCTCACGTATTCAGGGTTTTGCAACAGGCTGTCAGCCAATTGCTGTATGGTGTTGGGCATAGTCGCAGAGAAAAACAGCGTTTGCCTTTGTGCAGGAAGTTTAGTAATGATCTTTTTTACATCACGCACAAAGCCCATGTCGAGCATACTGTCTGCCTCATCCAGTACAAATATTTCAAGGTTAGAAAGATCAATATATTGTTGTTGTATTAAATCCAGCAACCTGCCGGGCGTGGCTATCAATATATCAACGCCGTTACGTAGTGCCTTGACCTGGTGGAATTGCGAGACTCCTCCGTAAATGGCAATATGTTTCAAGGTAAGATGCTGCCCATAAGATGTGAAGTTATCGCTGATCTGTATTGCCAGTTCACGGGTGGGCGTAAGTATAAGCGACCGTATCGCTTTTGTTTTTTTTGCTGGCCTGCCTGCCAGTTGTTGTAAAATAGGGATTGCAAAAGCGGCGGTTTTACCCGTGCCGGTCTGGGCGCAACCTATTAGGTCTTTACCCGAAAGGATTACCGGTATGGCTCGCTCTTGTATGGGAGTTGGTGTTGTATAATTTTGCTGACCCAAAGCTTTTAGTATGGGTGCTGAAATATTTAAATTTTCAAATGTCATGATAAAGTGTGCCGTAATGGCTTTTGTTTAAAGTAGTAGCCTAAATACCAAAGAGGTATTTAAGGCCTGAAAATTCTCAGGATGGTACCGATGCAGAGAATGAATCCGGGCGACGTCCATTCAATACCAGATGAATTTTATAAACAAAAATTGTCACTATTATAGGAATAGAAAATTCAAAAGGTAGAAAAAAACAAGAACGGCCTAAACCATTCTTATCTATATAAATGAGTTTAGTATCTTCTGTCGTTAGACCTTGAATAGCCACCGCCTCCGCGGTTAGAACCGAAACCTGAATTAGCCGGTTTTGGACGGGCTTCATTTACCACAATTACCTGGCTGTCCAACCTTGAATTATTCAGTTCTTCTATCGCTTTTTCCGCTTCTGAGGTCTTTGGCATTTCTACAAAACCAAATCCTTTAGCACGGCCACTAACCTGGTCAATGATTAATTTTACGGAAGTTACTTCTCCGTGGGCAGCGAAAGCATCGCGCACCTGATTTTCTGAGGTACTATACCCCAGATTTGCTACATAAATGTTCATAATGTAATTTGTTTAAATTAAATAAGGCAACTGGAACGCCTGAACTGAAGAGTAAGAAGGGACAAATTTGCTTATCAGAGTGAGCATTGGCAGAGAACCAATATGGTCAAAGGTAAGCCAAATATAAATAGCAATGCCAGTTTATCTTAAAAACTTTTAAAATAAAAAATTGAAAATCAACAAATTAAACTTTAAAGCATCATTCCATGCCACGTCTAAGGTCTTTCTTGTCTAATATAGCGATCAGTCTATTTAGGGATAAGCCCTGCCCTATGGTGGAAAACAGTACTATAAAATAACAGCCTGAAAGTATACCTTCTTTGTATTGTGATTCAGGGAGCGACAAAGCCATTGCGATGGAGATACCGCCACGCAGCCCGGCCCATGCCAGGATGAAAACATTGTTGAAGTTTAGCTTACCTAAAAGGAACAGTGCAGGCAGCGAAACGCTGATGATTCTTGCAATCAGTATAATGACTATTGAAAAAAGCCCGAGCAGCCAGTATTCCTCTAAAAAAGGCATGGCGACCAATTGCAGGCCGATCATAACAAAGAGGATGGTATTAAGTACTTCGTCAATCATTTTCCACATTTTTAGCAGGAAATTATCCGATACTTTGTCCGTGTGAAAGCTGTTGTTGCCGATGATAAGCCCTGCCGAAACTGCGGCAAGCGGTATTGAAGCATGGAAGTAATTAGCGAGGAACGATATGCCTAGCACCAGTGCTACCGACAACAGGAGTATGGTCTGGAAATCCTGTATAGATTTTATCAATTTATAACCCATATAACCGGCCAGCAGCCCGATTAGGATACCGCCAAGGATCTCATGCAAAAGTAAATTGCCAACAGTGCTGATGCTTAACATAGCTTCGGGTTGTTGCACAAATTCCAATAGCAGTACAAAAAGCAATAGGCCTATAGCGTCGTTGAAAAGCGACTCACCCGCAACGACAGTCGAAAGCTTTTCCGA contains the following coding sequences:
- a CDS encoding cation:proton antiporter; this encodes MDFLQLITLLVVISAGVSYLNQRFVKLPGTIGVVAISVVVSIVIVIIGKTNNEFSTKIRDVSAGMDFSRILLDVMLGFLLFASALHFDYQKLRKQQWPVFALSTLGVFMSTVIFGLLLYYLCSLSGIALPLVYCFIFGALISPTDPIAVGAILKHSKISEKLSTVVAGESLFNDAIGLLLFVLLLEFVQQPEAMLSISTVGNLLLHEILGGILIGLLAGYMGYKLIKSIQDFQTILLLSVALVLGISFLANYFHASIPLAAVSAGLIIGNNSFHTDKVSDNFLLKMWKMIDEVLNTILFVMIGLQLVAMPFLEEYWLLGLFSIVIILIARIISVSLPALFLLGKLNFNNVFILAWAGLRGGISIAMALSLPESQYKEGILSGCYFIVLFSTIGQGLSLNRLIAILDKKDLRRGME